A window from uncultured Desulfobacter sp. encodes these proteins:
- a CDS encoding anaerobic ribonucleoside-triphosphate reductase activating protein translates to MYIGGFQKNSLIDFPGTISCVVFTRGCNFTCPYCHNPDLAAGTAAPQGSSGSAAGGGDIPAPKEILDFLEKRKGLIEGVAITGGEPTLQADLIDFIRTVRQMGYKVKLDTNGTAPRVLDALFDQDLVDYLAMDIKTDTDHYPMVMKNPRHLDQVQESISLIMNKAPAYEFRTTCVKPFVTPAIMENIGKMIRGAASYVLQPCSQNVDMLDPEFARVADHFLNTDDMTALKNIVLPFVENTRIR, encoded by the coding sequence ATGTATATTGGCGGATTTCAAAAAAACTCCCTGATCGATTTTCCGGGAACCATCAGCTGTGTGGTGTTCACCCGGGGGTGCAACTTCACCTGCCCCTACTGCCATAACCCGGATCTTGCTGCCGGAACCGCCGCTCCCCAAGGGAGTAGCGGTTCCGCTGCTGGGGGGGGGGATATACCGGCTCCCAAAGAGATTCTGGACTTTCTGGAAAAACGCAAAGGCTTGATTGAGGGCGTTGCCATCACCGGCGGAGAACCTACCCTCCAGGCGGATCTGATTGATTTTATCCGGACCGTCCGGCAGATGGGCTACAAAGTCAAGCTGGATACCAACGGTACGGCCCCCAGGGTCCTGGACGCTCTTTTTGATCAGGACCTTGTGGATTACCTGGCCATGGACATTAAGACAGATACAGACCACTATCCCATGGTAATGAAAAATCCGAGACACCTGGACCAGGTACAGGAAAGTATTTCACTAATCATGAACAAAGCACCGGCCTATGAATTCAGGACCACCTGCGTAAAGCCGTTCGTCACGCCTGCCATCATGGAAAATATCGGCAAAATGATCCGGGGCGCGGCATCCTATGTCCTCCAGCCCTGCTCCCAAAATGTGGATATGCTGGACCCGGAGTTTGCCCGCGTGGCAGATCATTTTCTAAACACCGATGACATGACGGCATTAAAAAATATCGTGTTGCCTTTTGTGGAAAATACCAGGATACGATAA
- the htpG gene encoding molecular chaperone HtpG encodes MAEKETRQFKTEVQQLLHLIIHSLYSNQEIFVRELISNASDAIDKARFKEQTEPDLFADDNDYHIRLAADSEAKTFTITDNGIGMTFDEVNDNIGTIAQSGTAAFMQALEKSKNETGLSPELIGQFGVGFYSAFIVADKVRLDTKAPGQEKGVRWESDGKGEYTLEEIDKDTRGTQITLFLKDPEEGEKDFTEEYVIRNVVKKHSDFVTYPIIMNVETSEPIPEKEIIKDKDGKPIGDTYRKVRKDETLNSMKAIWAKSKDEVTEEEHKEFYKHISHNWDDPCEIIHKKFEGVTEYDVLMYLPSKAPFDMFRPERKHGMQLYCKRVFIMDDCKELLPEYLGFVQGIVDAPDLNLNVSREILQEDRLVRNIRKNLVKQIFSTLEGMEDEKYIAFYEEFGQALKAGIPSDYDNKERLASLLRYKTTKSGDKYVTLDQYIENMKEDQKEIYYITGENLASLINSPLLEALKEKDYEVLLMVDPIDEWVTQSLPEYKEKKLKSAEKGDLDLEKVDDEKKNEYSALLSFLKGKLESKVKDVVVSNRLKNSISCLTGDEWAMSAYMEKILKASGQKAPEQKRALEVNVNHPVMEKIKSVFESDTTNPVLTDYCDLLYDIAVISEGGKLDNPARFSTLVGDLMAKSI; translated from the coding sequence ATGGCAGAAAAAGAAACCCGACAATTTAAAACCGAAGTTCAGCAGCTGTTGCATCTGATTATTCATTCTCTGTATTCCAACCAGGAGATTTTTGTCCGGGAGTTGATTTCAAACGCCTCGGACGCCATTGATAAGGCCAGATTCAAAGAACAGACCGAACCGGATCTGTTTGCCGATGACAATGATTACCATATTCGCTTGGCTGCGGACAGCGAAGCCAAAACCTTCACCATCACCGACAACGGCATCGGCATGACCTTTGACGAAGTCAATGACAATATCGGCACCATTGCCCAGTCCGGTACTGCCGCGTTTATGCAGGCCCTGGAAAAGTCAAAAAATGAAACCGGGCTCTCCCCGGAACTCATCGGCCAGTTTGGTGTGGGCTTTTATTCCGCGTTTATTGTGGCGGATAAAGTCCGGCTGGACACCAAAGCCCCGGGCCAGGAAAAAGGTGTGCGGTGGGAATCCGACGGCAAGGGTGAATATACCCTTGAAGAAATTGATAAGGATACACGAGGGACACAGATCACCTTGTTCCTTAAGGATCCCGAAGAGGGAGAAAAGGATTTTACCGAAGAGTACGTCATCCGCAACGTCGTTAAAAAGCATTCCGACTTTGTCACATATCCCATCATCATGAATGTGGAGACCAGCGAGCCCATTCCTGAAAAAGAAATTATCAAAGATAAAGACGGCAAACCCATCGGGGATACCTATCGTAAGGTCAGAAAAGATGAAACCCTCAACTCCATGAAGGCCATTTGGGCCAAGTCCAAGGACGAGGTGACCGAAGAGGAGCACAAGGAGTTTTATAAACACATCTCCCACAACTGGGACGACCCCTGCGAAATTATTCACAAAAAATTTGAAGGGGTGACCGAGTATGATGTACTGATGTATCTTCCCTCCAAGGCGCCCTTTGACATGTTCCGGCCGGAACGCAAACACGGCATGCAGCTTTACTGCAAGCGCGTCTTCATCATGGATGACTGCAAAGAGCTCCTGCCAGAGTATCTGGGGTTTGTCCAGGGCATTGTGGATGCGCCGGACCTGAACCTCAATGTCAGCCGCGAGATTCTCCAGGAAGACCGCCTGGTCAGAAATATCCGCAAAAATCTGGTCAAACAGATTTTCAGCACCCTCGAAGGCATGGAAGATGAAAAATACATTGCGTTCTACGAGGAGTTCGGCCAGGCACTTAAAGCCGGCATTCCCTCGGATTACGACAACAAGGAGCGTCTGGCCTCTTTGCTGCGTTACAAAACCACCAAGTCCGGTGATAAATATGTAACCCTTGATCAGTACATCGAAAACATGAAAGAGGACCAGAAAGAGATTTACTACATCACAGGTGAAAATCTGGCCTCCCTTATTAATTCCCCGCTGCTTGAGGCGCTCAAAGAAAAGGACTACGAAGTCCTTCTCATGGTGGACCCCATTGACGAATGGGTGACACAGTCCCTGCCCGAGTACAAGGAAAAGAAGCTGAAAAGTGCGGAAAAAGGCGATCTTGATCTGGAAAAGGTGGATGACGAAAAGAAAAACGAGTACTCTGCGCTGCTATCTTTCCTTAAAGGCAAACTGGAAAGCAAGGTTAAGGATGTGGTTGTCTCCAACCGGCTTAAAAATTCCATCTCCTGCCTGACTGGCGATGAGTGGGCCATGAGCGCTTATATGGAAAAGATTCTCAAGGCATCAGGCCAGAAAGCGCCGGAACAGAAACGTGCCCTGGAAGTGAATGTCAACCACCCGGTCATGGAAAAGATCAAGTCCGTGTTTGAATCAGATACCACAAACCCTGTACTGACGGATTATTGCGATCTGCTTTATGATATCGCCGTAATTTCCGAAGGCGGTAAGCTTGATAATCCTGCACGGTTTTCCACCCTTGTGGGCGATCTCATGGCAAAATCCATATGA
- the dnaN gene encoding DNA polymerase III subunit beta: protein MKFSFNKKDILEVLAKIQGITGRKTNLKITSDILIKAVESKIIITANDLETVFTGTYEAQVETPGILSINSKKFFEIIREYPNENICINEVENRWVEIGSGDSVYHIVSSDYENFPETPVIENVNFIDVASKDLKKMVAVSSVVGYQNDEKRTYVLGALIEKAEVDGAEMLRIVSTDSRRLHCYDAPFTGDIDLGSSRVLIPKKGLAELGKFIDSDIETIKVGVKDNHFVSQRANESIMIKLLEGDYPDYKLVINMTDMIPIEVERAMFLTLMKRVSILTSDDYKSVIFNFTDNSLTVTITNPEIGESKEQLMVGFSGEEIKSAFNPRYFMDALNLFDDEIVTLNIKDSKSPCIVRSMKNNNLICVIMSIHLS, encoded by the coding sequence ATGAAATTCTCTTTCAACAAAAAGGATATCCTGGAAGTTCTGGCAAAAATCCAGGGCATCACCGGCAGAAAAACAAATTTAAAAATCACCTCTGATATTTTGATCAAGGCAGTAGAGTCAAAGATCATCATCACGGCCAATGACCTTGAAACGGTTTTCACCGGCACCTATGAGGCCCAGGTTGAAACGCCGGGAATTCTGTCTATCAACTCAAAAAAATTCTTTGAAATCATCAGGGAATATCCCAATGAAAATATTTGCATCAATGAGGTTGAAAACCGGTGGGTTGAAATAGGATCCGGGGACAGCGTTTACCACATTGTATCTTCGGATTATGAAAACTTTCCCGAAACCCCTGTGATCGAAAACGTCAACTTCATAGACGTGGCATCCAAAGACCTGAAAAAAATGGTAGCCGTCTCGTCTGTGGTGGGTTACCAGAATGACGAAAAAAGGACCTATGTCCTGGGGGCTTTGATTGAAAAGGCTGAGGTGGACGGTGCTGAGATGCTGCGGATCGTATCAACGGATTCAAGACGGCTTCACTGCTATGATGCCCCGTTTACAGGGGATATTGATCTGGGAAGTTCCCGGGTACTCATCCCCAAAAAAGGGCTGGCCGAGCTGGGAAAATTCATTGATTCCGATATAGAAACAATCAAGGTTGGTGTTAAGGACAACCATTTCGTGTCCCAGCGGGCCAATGAATCCATTATGATCAAACTGCTGGAAGGCGATTATCCGGACTATAAACTTGTCATTAATATGACGGACATGATTCCCATTGAAGTTGAACGGGCAATGTTTCTCACATTGATGAAACGCGTATCCATCCTGACCTCGGATGACTATAAAAGCGTTATATTCAACTTTACGGACAACAGCTTGACCGTTACCATCACCAACCCTGAAATCGGCGAGTCCAAAGAACAGCTCATGGTCGGTTTCTCCGGCGAGGAGATAAAAAGCGCGTTTAACCCCAGGTACTTTATGGATGCGCTGAATCTGTTTGACGACGAAATTGTGACACTGAACATCAAAGACAGCAAAAGCCCCTGCATCGTTAGAAGCATGAAAAACAATAACCTTATCTGCGTAATAATGTCCATACATCTATCATGA
- a CDS encoding EFR1 family ferrodoxin (N-terminal region resembles flavodoxins. C-terminal ferrodoxin region binds two 4Fe-4S clusters.) — MKKITLIYFSPTKTTETVLRAITQGLSQRLEISGSEINAVNFTSPQVRDTVFAPFDDNDIVLLGAPVYAGRLPADAADFFKKLTAVGTPAILTVVYGNREYEDALLELKDIASACGFTPVSGAAFIGEHSFASTQIPVAMNRPDENDLKQAENFGVDSANLLKKTDDLKKIGDLKVPGNFPYKEGMGKGAPDFIRVTDFCTNCGLCVTACPSNAIDAERGFATLAENCILCCACIKVCPEHAREMKDGPIKDKAKWLNETCSTPKAVQLFFATEP, encoded by the coding sequence ATGAAAAAGATCACCCTCATATATTTCAGTCCCACCAAAACAACAGAAACCGTTCTCCGGGCCATCACCCAGGGCCTTTCCCAGCGCCTGGAAATCAGCGGTTCTGAAATAAACGCTGTCAACTTCACCAGTCCGCAGGTCCGGGATACAGTGTTTGCGCCCTTTGACGACAATGATATTGTACTGCTGGGGGCTCCGGTATATGCCGGCCGCCTGCCCGCCGATGCTGCGGATTTCTTCAAAAAACTGACGGCGGTCGGCACCCCGGCCATACTCACCGTGGTCTATGGCAACAGAGAGTATGAGGATGCGTTGCTTGAGCTTAAGGATATTGCATCGGCATGTGGATTTACCCCCGTGTCGGGGGCGGCATTTATCGGGGAACACTCCTTTGCAAGCACCCAGATCCCCGTCGCCATGAACCGTCCGGATGAAAACGATCTGAAACAGGCCGAAAACTTTGGTGTCGACAGCGCCAATCTGCTCAAAAAGACAGATGATTTAAAGAAAATCGGCGATTTAAAGGTGCCGGGAAATTTTCCCTACAAAGAGGGCATGGGCAAAGGCGCCCCGGACTTTATTCGGGTGACGGACTTTTGCACAAACTGCGGGCTGTGTGTCACGGCATGCCCCTCAAATGCCATTGACGCCGAACGCGGGTTTGCCACCCTTGCCGAAAATTGTATTCTGTGCTGCGCCTGCATCAAAGTATGTCCCGAGCATGCACGGGAGATGAAAGACGGACCGATCAAAGATAAAGCCAAATGGCTGAACGAAACCTGTTCAACGCCCAAAGCCGTCCAGCTCTTTTTTGCTACGGAACCCTAA
- a CDS encoding ribonucleoside triphosphate reductase, whose amino-acid sequence MFEQIKKRDGRVAAFDSSKITNALIKAGAATKEFNGRDAKKMTMRVLTLARDLQLGPVPEVEEIQDIVERVLLDSPFYKTAKAYIIYREQHNQIRKIAINENVCLMESYISRMDWKVRENSNMSYSLQGLNNYISSDITAEYWLNKIYPPAIRDAHYSGDIHIHDLSLLSVYCVGWDLQDLLVEGFKGVAGKVESSPPKHFRSALGQIVNFFYTLQGEAAGAQAMSNFDTLLAPFVRYDDLEYKEVKQALQEFVFNINIPTRVGFQTPFTNITMDLNVPSMLKDSPVIIGGKYQKDTYAEFQNEMDIINSAFAEVMMEGDAKGRVFTFPIPTYNITADFNWANPKLENIWKMTGKYGIPYFSNFVNSDMDPEDARSMCCRLRLDNRELRKRGGGLFGANPLTGSIGVVTLNLPRIGRLAEDEADFFNRLDKLIDISAESLGIKRKILEKFTENDLYPYSKFYLRKIKENTGVYWRNHFSTIGVLGMNEACLNFLGKDNGIATPRGQAFAIKAMDHIRSKIENLQESTGEIFNLEATPAEGTTYRFAKLDKKKFKNIICANEEEFKNGSDPFYTNSTHLPVDYTDDLFEALELQDELQTKYTGGTVQHLFLGEEVSDVETVKHMVSKVSNSFHLPYFTLTPTFSVCPTHGYITGEHAKCETCNADTEIYSRVVGYLRPVSQWNNGKQTEFNMRKTYTTQKVAAKIAS is encoded by the coding sequence ATGTTTGAGCAAATCAAAAAAAGAGACGGACGGGTAGCTGCGTTTGATTCTTCTAAAATAACAAACGCTTTAATCAAAGCCGGTGCAGCGACCAAAGAATTCAACGGCAGAGATGCAAAAAAAATGACCATGCGGGTACTGACACTTGCCCGGGATCTTCAGCTGGGGCCCGTTCCCGAAGTTGAAGAAATCCAGGATATTGTGGAGCGGGTACTCCTGGATTCTCCGTTTTACAAAACCGCAAAAGCATACATTATCTACCGGGAGCAGCACAACCAGATTCGCAAAATTGCCATCAATGAAAACGTCTGCCTCATGGAATCTTACATCAGCCGCATGGACTGGAAGGTCCGGGAAAACTCAAATATGAGCTACTCCCTCCAGGGGCTGAATAACTATATCTCCTCGGATATCACCGCCGAATACTGGCTCAATAAAATCTATCCCCCGGCCATCCGGGATGCCCATTACAGCGGGGATATCCATATCCATGACTTAAGTCTTTTATCCGTATACTGTGTGGGCTGGGACCTGCAGGACCTTCTCGTTGAAGGATTTAAAGGCGTAGCCGGTAAAGTGGAATCCTCGCCGCCCAAACATTTCAGAAGCGCCCTGGGCCAGATCGTCAACTTTTTCTATACCTTGCAGGGAGAGGCCGCAGGCGCCCAGGCCATGTCCAATTTTGACACCCTGCTGGCCCCGTTTGTCCGGTACGACGACCTTGAATACAAAGAGGTTAAACAGGCGTTGCAGGAGTTTGTTTTCAACATCAATATCCCCACCCGTGTGGGATTCCAGACGCCGTTTACCAATATCACCATGGACCTGAATGTGCCGTCCATGCTCAAGGATTCCCCTGTTATTATCGGCGGAAAATACCAGAAAGACACCTATGCCGAATTTCAGAATGAAATGGATATAATCAATTCAGCCTTTGCTGAAGTGATGATGGAAGGCGATGCCAAGGGCAGGGTGTTTACATTCCCCATTCCCACCTACAATATTACAGCGGATTTTAACTGGGCCAATCCCAAGCTGGAAAACATCTGGAAAATGACAGGCAAATACGGCATCCCTTATTTTTCCAACTTTGTTAATTCAGACATGGATCCTGAAGATGCACGCTCCATGTGCTGCCGTCTCAGACTGGATAACCGGGAACTGCGCAAGCGTGGCGGCGGGCTGTTCGGTGCAAATCCGTTGACCGGATCCATCGGCGTTGTCACCTTGAATCTGCCCAGAATCGGCCGCCTGGCCGAGGACGAGGCAGACTTTTTCAACCGCCTGGATAAGCTGATCGACATCAGTGCGGAATCCCTGGGCATCAAGCGTAAAATCCTTGAAAAGTTCACCGAAAATGACCTGTATCCCTATTCAAAATTTTACTTGAGAAAGATCAAGGAGAACACCGGTGTTTACTGGCGCAACCACTTCTCCACCATCGGCGTTCTGGGCATGAACGAAGCCTGCCTCAATTTTCTGGGCAAAGACAACGGCATTGCCACCCCCCGGGGCCAGGCCTTTGCCATCAAGGCCATGGACCATATCCGCAGCAAAATTGAAAACCTGCAGGAGAGCACCGGTGAAATATTCAACCTGGAAGCAACCCCTGCCGAAGGCACCACCTACCGGTTTGCCAAGCTGGATAAAAAGAAATTCAAAAACATCATCTGCGCCAACGAAGAAGAGTTCAAAAACGGTTCAGACCCCTTTTACACGAACTCCACCCATCTGCCGGTAGACTATACCGACGACTTGTTTGAGGCTCTGGAACTGCAGGATGAACTGCAGACCAAGTACACTGGCGGAACGGTTCAGCACCTGTTCCTGGGTGAGGAAGTTTCAGACGTTGAAACGGTAAAACACATGGTGTCCAAGGTGTCCAACTCCTTCCACCTGCCCTATTTCACCCTGACACCGACCTTCAGTGTCTGTCCCACCCACGGGTATATTACAGGCGAACATGCCAAATGTGAGACCTGCAATGCCGATACGGAAATTTACTCCAGGGTGGTGGGCTATCTGCGTCCGGTGAGCCAGTGGAACAACGGCAAGCAGACGGAATTTAACATGCGCAAAACCTATACCACCCAGAAAGTGGCGGCAAAGATCGCGTCATAA
- a CDS encoding CoA pyrophosphatase — MNISSYIEIMNSAIVSAAHPPAPDPEQFKATAVMALFLFRREPELLFIQKADRKGYAWRNQMAFPGGHVDQTDKSARQAAFRELYEETGILSDNVKYIGSLGHFQTLKSRDIQAFTGIWNQKDDIVVETQEISRVFKIPYQTLLQTHRKNGYAGHRPNVMELKYPYKDVVIWGVTAQIVHHLIEVVGDISSA; from the coding sequence ATGAACATCTCATCATATATTGAAATAATGAATTCTGCTATTGTCTCAGCAGCCCACCCGCCGGCCCCGGACCCTGAGCAGTTTAAAGCCACCGCCGTGATGGCGCTTTTTCTTTTTCGCCGGGAACCGGAACTGTTGTTTATACAGAAAGCCGACCGGAAAGGATACGCCTGGCGCAATCAGATGGCGTTTCCCGGCGGCCATGTGGACCAGACTGACAAGTCTGCCAGGCAGGCGGCCTTTCGTGAGCTTTATGAAGAAACAGGCATTTTGTCTGACAACGTCAAATACATCGGATCACTGGGCCATTTTCAGACCTTGAAAAGCCGGGACATCCAGGCGTTTACAGGCATCTGGAACCAAAAAGACGACATCGTTGTTGAAACCCAAGAAATTTCAAGGGTGTTTAAAATCCCCTATCAGACGCTCCTTCAGACCCACCGAAAAAACGGCTACGCCGGCCACAGACCCAATGTCATGGAACTGAAATATCCATATAAAGATGTGGTGATCTGGGGCGTTACGGCACAGATTGTCCATCACCTCATAGAGGTCGTCGGAGACATCTCTTCAGCTTAA
- a CDS encoding polyprenyl synthetase family protein encodes MTKNIKKEIMELAGPDLSLVEQALEANLTPNLEQVKQVAGHLLFAGGKRLRPLLMIHAARMCGFQTGQEIEFSTIFEYLHAATLLHDDVVDGSDTRRGKPCAHTLWDAPTVVLTGDFLLATALVIAARTKSPRVIEVIAQITADMSQGEILQMEKTGNPDLTEEEYNEIIERKTAVLIQGACRTGALVAKADDNREAALKDYGWHLGMAFQMADDLLDYTATAEQLGKNPGADMREGKLTLPLIYSLGKADARDREWMLAAMARPQFDPQEFESLKERLTRLGGIDYTNNRALAHVQAARTALDIFPESASKHLLELIADYSILRKV; translated from the coding sequence GTGACAAAAAATATAAAAAAAGAGATTATGGAACTGGCCGGCCCGGACCTTTCGCTGGTGGAGCAGGCCCTTGAAGCAAATTTGACCCCGAACCTGGAGCAGGTAAAGCAGGTGGCAGGCCATCTGCTGTTTGCCGGCGGTAAACGGCTGCGGCCGCTGCTCATGATTCACGCTGCCCGCATGTGCGGTTTCCAGACCGGCCAGGAGATCGAATTTTCCACTATTTTTGAGTATCTTCATGCCGCCACATTGCTCCATGATGATGTGGTGGACGGTTCTGATACCCGCCGGGGCAAACCTTGTGCCCATACCCTGTGGGATGCGCCCACCGTGGTTCTCACAGGGGATTTTCTTCTGGCCACAGCCCTTGTGATTGCCGCAAGAACAAAATCTCCCCGGGTCATTGAAGTGATCGCACAGATTACGGCGGATATGTCCCAGGGCGAGATCCTCCAGATGGAAAAAACGGGAAACCCGGACCTCACGGAAGAAGAGTACAATGAAATCATAGAGCGCAAGACCGCGGTTTTGATCCAGGGCGCCTGCCGCACGGGAGCCCTGGTGGCCAAGGCCGACGACAACCGGGAAGCGGCCCTTAAAGATTACGGCTGGCATCTGGGTATGGCCTTTCAGATGGCCGATGACCTGCTGGACTACACGGCTACAGCCGAACAGCTGGGCAAAAACCCCGGGGCGGATATGCGTGAGGGTAAATTGACCTTGCCCCTGATTTACAGCCTTGGCAAGGCGGATGCCCGGGACCGAGAATGGATGCTGGCGGCCATGGCCCGGCCGCAGTTTGACCCCCAAGAGTTTGAAAGTCTAAAAGAACGCCTGACACGTCTGGGCGGCATTGACTATACAAACAACCGGGCTCTTGCCCATGTACAGGCAGCCCGAACCGCCCTGGATATTTTTCCTGAATCCGCCTCCAAACACCTGCTGGAGCTGATTGCGGATTATTCCATCCTCAGAAAGGTATAA
- the rimO gene encoding 30S ribosomal protein S12 methylthiotransferase RimO, protein MKIYLESLGCSRNQVDSEIMLGRLTAAGHQVVPDPVQAEAIIVNTCGFISTASQEAVDVILEMAEFKTTGACQRLVVTGCLVQRYKDDPDLFGSLPEVDAFLGTAACDSIVSAVENDGSEPFTLFPVPEARQVNIPVQARELLFEKTAYIKVSEGCNRHCTYCIIPNLRGRQRSRPVELICEEASALLDQGVQEIILTAENTTDYGMDMGGADFHTVLEKTSKTMSQKDPAAWLRFLYTHPSTLDTRVIEAVQRHANICSYYDVPIQHAHDEVLKRMGRPYTRQTLTRLFSDIRQLDSDAVLRTTVIVGFPGETDEQFNDLLAFIQEVEFDYLGVFTYSDSEDLPAHKLVDHVSEEVMELRHDTIMAAQAKISEKRNARHVGRVYPVLVEENPEDGVYIGRTPFQAPDVDGVTFIYSDGLDTGSLVQVKITDAFEYDIAGEMV, encoded by the coding sequence ATGAAAATTTACCTTGAAAGCCTGGGATGTTCCAGAAACCAGGTGGACAGTGAGATCATGCTTGGCCGGCTGACTGCAGCCGGCCATCAGGTCGTCCCTGACCCGGTTCAGGCAGAAGCGATTATCGTAAATACCTGCGGGTTTATCTCAACCGCCTCCCAGGAGGCGGTTGATGTTATTTTGGAGATGGCGGAATTTAAAACCACCGGTGCATGTCAACGACTGGTTGTCACCGGCTGTCTTGTCCAGCGGTATAAGGATGACCCGGATCTTTTTGGCAGTCTGCCGGAAGTGGATGCGTTTTTGGGTACGGCCGCCTGTGACAGCATTGTCAGCGCTGTGGAAAATGACGGTTCGGAACCATTTACCCTGTTTCCCGTGCCCGAAGCCCGGCAGGTAAACATACCCGTGCAGGCCCGGGAACTTCTTTTTGAAAAAACCGCCTACATCAAGGTGTCCGAAGGGTGCAACCGTCATTGTACCTACTGCATTATCCCCAACCTGCGGGGCCGCCAGCGCTCCCGGCCCGTGGAACTGATCTGCGAAGAAGCCTCCGCGCTACTCGATCAGGGCGTTCAGGAGATTATCCTCACAGCCGAGAATACCACGGATTACGGCATGGATATGGGTGGCGCGGATTTCCATACAGTGCTTGAAAAAACATCAAAAACGATGTCCCAAAAAGATCCGGCGGCCTGGCTTCGCTTTTTGTATACCCACCCCAGCACCCTTGATACCCGGGTCATTGAGGCTGTTCAGCGCCATGCCAACATCTGTTCCTATTATGATGTGCCCATCCAGCATGCCCATGATGAGGTTTTAAAGCGCATGGGCCGGCCCTACACCCGTCAGACGCTTACCCGACTTTTTTCCGATATCCGGCAGCTGGACTCGGATGCTGTGTTGCGGACCACGGTAATCGTGGGGTTCCCCGGTGAAACAGACGAGCAGTTCAATGATCTGCTGGCATTTATACAAGAGGTGGAGTTTGATTATCTCGGGGTGTTTACCTATTCTGATTCCGAGGATCTGCCCGCCCACAAGTTGGTCGATCATGTTTCCGAAGAGGTGATGGAATTGCGGCATGACACCATTATGGCGGCCCAGGCAAAGATTTCCGAAAAACGCAATGCCCGGCATGTGGGTCGGGTTTATCCGGTGCTTGTGGAAGAAAACCCCGAAGATGGCGTATACATCGGCAGAACCCCGTTCCAGGCCCCGGACGTGGACGGAGTGACATTTATTTATTCAGATGGACTGGACACAGGCAGCCTGGTTCAGGTAAAAATAACCGACGCATTTGAATATGATATTGCCGGGGAGATGGTGTGA